TGTTCATCATCCTTATGTAACAGCCTGTAGTTCAGCCCTGCCAGAATCTCTTCGTCCGCCCCACAGCCATTGTCAGAAATCTCAATCAGAATGCCTTCAGGGATAGTTCGTGAGCGAACGGAAATACGGGGCTTCGGATGATCGACCAGACCGTGGACTATGGCATTCTCTACGAGCGGCTGTAAAATAAGTTTGGGAACGATAAGTTCTTCGGTTTCCGGAGCCAGATCGATTTCCAGTTCCAGTGGGATTTCATTTCGGATTTTCATAATATCGACGTAGTGGCCGAGCAGCTTGCACTCTTCCCGCAGGGTAGCCGGTTCATTGACCTTGAGATAAGCCCGGAGCAGACTCATTAGAGAATCGATAATTCCGCTGTGCAGCGTATCTTTAGATAGAATAAGGCTGCATTTAATCGAATTCAACGTATTGATCAAAAAATGAGGGCGAATCTGCATAAACAGGGCTTCCAGCTCCATCACCCGCTTCTGTTCCTGCTCCTGCTCGATATCGTGAATCAGCCTCTGCAGTTGATCCAGCATCGTATTCAGCGTCTGTCCAAGCTCGGCGATATCATCCTTCCCCTTTACCTCCAGCCTCACGTCCAGATTACCCATTCCGAATTGGCGTACAACCCGCTGCAGCTTGAGAATCGGACTATGCAATCTTTTGGCAATCAAGATAGAAGTAGCGGAGAAAACGATAAACAGCAAAAGTACCGCTACAATACCACTGTAAAAGGTTCGTGAGATTTGGCCAGACCATTCTTTCTCCGAGGCTTCATAAACAATCCGCCAGCTGGATTTCGCGATGGTTCTGGCTGTGCGAACGCTTCCATTTGCATCCGCGTTATGCGGGGCAAGCTCTGTATTGCCAGCGATAAATCCGCCAGCGGAATCAAAAAGCGCAACCTTGCCGAATTCGACCGGTTCGAGCAGTTTGGTGAAATACTTGTCGGAAATGGAGATAAGCAGCACCGCCACATGCTGATTCTCGCGACTGTCATAGATCACTCTGGCAATATAGTAGCTGCT
Above is a window of Paenibacillus uliginis N3/975 DNA encoding:
- a CDS encoding sensor histidine kinase yields the protein MFKFTYYKRIQLSFLLLIFIPLIAVSVISFVLIRGTMVEKLQLSNDNFLNVMIDELNKTVDDVTFASHFIVNDTNVRSNLKAFAETKRLENYQDYMFFTHLQNVFSLINSKPLNNNISMYLVNRQNFVISSGIEDLTVIKNNMDKLMKRVNLHEPERLQWLGMADSGSGKNSSYYIARVIYDSRENQHVAVLLISISDKYFTKLLEPVEFGKVALFDSAGGFIAGNTELAPHNADANGSVRTARTIAKSSWRIVYEASEKEWSGQISRTFYSGIVAVLLLFIVFSATSILIAKRLHSPILKLQRVVRQFGMGNLDVRLEVKGKDDIAELGQTLNTMLDQLQRLIHDIEQEQEQKRVMELEALFMQIRPHFLINTLNSIKCSLILSKDTLHSGIIDSLMSLLRAYLKVNEPATLREECKLLGHYVDIMKIRNEIPLELEIDLAPETEELIVPKLILQPLVENAIVHGLVDHPKPRISVRSRTIPEGILIEISDNGCGADEEILAGLNYRLLHKDDEQDGSYTRVGLINVAQRLRLTYGQEAGLSLHSLRQGGVSVSLYLPPGNNHHVFPSEGGQLRCLE